GGGGGCTTTAACGAAAAGACTTGGGGGAGTATGCCCAGACCCATCCCTGAATCTCTAGTGACGTCCCAGAgcgtgagtaactgatgagaaaattatatttaactatctctttaatgcaCAGATGAATTGTGTGATGAATGAGActcaaataatgataataaaaaaattctcGAAATGATCCAAAGTGCTTGTACCTATTATTACctatacaaatattattactttattttaaatgattgtgaAATACTAAATAGCAATAGTCTCGTCTTATAATGGTGCGACTAGGAAAATTCCAGTAGCCTGACACATCTGAGCACGTGCGTGAAATATAAACGTGTTTACAGACCTGAACACCAACTCAGAGATGTTCTTCAAAGTCCGTCACAGTCCAGATAACTCAGTAATCCATGAAAGAAAAACTGAGCCCTGTTGACAAAGGGAAAGCAGTCTCGAATCCCTCCTTTCCTTTGTTTTGCGTCTCTCTCGGCGTTTAATGGCGGGTCGCAAACCAACGCGTTTAGGTGCAtaccgccatctactgggcaggagTGTGCAACATCAGGGCTCTATGTACTCcagtttactaatatatatatatatatatatatatatatatatatatatatatatatatatatatatatatatatatcttatgaGCCTTACAACATTCCCTCATTTTATCTCCCATCCCTAAAATCCCTTGTAAATTCCATCCTTGTTCTAGCTCATCATATCACATAAAATGTTACTctctgaattatatttattacacatGACATGCTAGACATTTTCAGGAATATTACCAACATCACGTTTATCTGATATACACTTTGCTATTAAATAAACGGTTGATTTTAATCCAGTATGTCCGAGTCTTActcttggagagaaaaaaaaaacacttcttctCTTCTGCATTTTCCTTTGAGAGTCGTCACCTTTATTGATCTCTGTATGTTGTAATAGTGTCTCCCTTCCGTCAGAACAAATGACAACTCTCTCAGGACTTACTTCTATCCATTGCAACACATTATAGATACTATTTCTGCTGTAAATACAGATATTCTGTCATATATTCTTTTACATATGACTACATCAAACTCAGGTATGTTCACTCCCTAGATCTTTAGATCCATCAGTTAATATTGGCATATAAGTATAATAATTCCTCTATGCATAATCATAAGCTCTACATGTTGCAAATCCACATTGGGTACTGGAAATATCCATGGAGGAGCATTACCCCACAGTGTTTGGTCCATACTCGAACCTATTTAAACCACATTCTTCCACTACTGTATTAATACTCCAatcaatcctttaccttttcgtTGTTGTGAGTACTCCCAATAATCACAAAGCACATTTGTAGGTCGTTCCTCGCCAGCTCCCTTTAACTTCACCCAATACATCAGCGACAACTTTTAATGTCTTAAATATAGTCACATTTTTCCAGAATACTCTAGGCTGCTGCTCCATACCATACACCCATAGTCAATACTTGATCGTATTAAGGCCCTATAGATATCCAGTGGTTATTGTTTATCTGCTCCCCATTCATAACCAGAAACTGATCTCATGAGGTTCAgaactgtttgcattttgtttcaatctgttcaatacaagtcTTCCATATACATTTCTCATCAAACCATAACCCTAAATATTTGAACTCCGTTCCATTTTCCATACTTTGACCATATAATTTAAGCTGCTCATAACCTTCTCTTTAAAGAACATGTAGCATGATTTGGCAACTAACATCTTAAACCCCCTGTCATACGACCATCTTTCAACCTTCATTACAGCACTCTGAATACTATTAGCAGGGTtgtgtgagggttacttttgaaatgtattccactacagattacagaacacatgatgtaaaatgtaatttgtaacatattccgttagattactcaaggtcagtaatgtaatctaaatactttggattacttcttcagcactggtagattttttcactagttttgtctataaaaactcaaaatacatgttaaaatgacattctctgaaaaacccaaatatcttctgcagtgttgtttctaaaacaagatatatctaattcatcttgttttaaggattttttaatatttatacaaaaaaaaacaatccaaaaattattattaagaatatgatttttgccctaatatcaaagatcttactagaaaaaagaaattatgatccaacgtgaattttcttgataataaatatgatcgtgtctggtcacatgtgcatgtaaaatggctagaaatagcattttaccTTAGCGTAAAGTtaacagtttacacaaggtttatttctatttcttctgctccaaacttacttcaaacgtacttcaaacgtctgctcgtatgaatgtcacacatcataagaaagtgtttcacagctgttcagatgcactttggatcatttatatgtataaatgtttaaatatgaaatgaaacaaatgccaataaaatgcaaagtaatctcttcagtaatcaaactactttttgaatgtaactttattctaaataccaatgatttaaattgtaactgtagtggaatacagttacttatatttagtattttacataagtaatcctgttacatgtattccgttactccccaaccctgactatTAGTCACATTTCTAAAATGTTCTCCTCTTTTCCATATCCCTCCCCTCTATGGATCAGATTCTAGATGctacagaaaaaaggaaaaaacaaaaaatagtcCATGTGGTGTGGGGAAAAGAgggaaacaggcagttcaagggggacaaggagatgagaggaaCAGGGCAAAGACAGGGAGGCTTGGCCAAGATGGAGCCGGACACCAGAGCAGATCAGCCAAATTGCCAGGAGACCACAGgagccagagcagatcaggcagaggGCAATGAGACCAGGGATACCAGATCAGATCAGGCAGATGATCAGAAGACATAGAAGACCTGAGAAGATCAggcagacggccaggagaccagaacAGACAGCTGGCCAGGAGatccagaagaccagagcagatcaggtggattaTCAGGAGACCCATTAGACCTGAGCAGATCAGGCGGTCAGCCAGGAAAACCAGAAGACCACCTAAGGGTAGGGACTGGAACAGGGGGCCTGGTTGACGGCCACAGACTAGAGTCGTGGAAAGCAGAGCCATGGAAGTTGGAGCCGTTgcaggcttgaggggtggagctatggcaggcggagccatgggaggatCGAGGGGCGAAGCCAGAGAAGACAGCACCGGGGCAGGCTCGAGGCTAAGAGTCCAGGATGACTGGGAAATGAcctcagtcaacatgaacatgagcagagtctcGGGAGCGATCTCTGTGGTCATAGGCATGGACAGTgtctcgggagcgacctctgtggtcatgggcatggacagagtctcgggaatgacctctgtggccatgggcatggacagagtctcgggagcgacctcagtggtcatgggcatggacagagtctcgggagcgacctcagtggtcgtgaacactggcagactCTTGGAAACgtcctctgtggtcatgggcatgGACAGAGTCTCAGGAGCGACCTCTGTGGGCATGGACAGAGTCTCAGGAGCAACCTCTGTGGGCATGGGCATGGATAGAgtctcgggaacgacctctgtggtagtGAAccctggcagagacttggaaattacctctgtggtcgtgaacacgaCAGcgacaataaataaaattaaatgatctCTACAAGACTTGACAAGAATTTCACAGCAACACACTAGTTAGATGACTTGATTGTTTGAAAATCTTCCCACATGGAGGGCAGTGGTACGTTTTCTCTCTAGTGTGGATCTTCTCATGTCTTTTCAGGTGAGAGGACAGAGTGAATCTCTtgtcacagtgtgaacacttgtaaggtttttctccagtgtggatCCTCTGGTGCTCTATCAAATGGCTGACTCTAGTAAAAGTCTTAACACACTCTAAACACATATAATTCTTCTCACCAGTGTGTGTTTTCTGGTGCTGTTTCAAAGTGTCCACTCGTGCAAAACTCCTTCCACAATCAGAACACACAtatggcttctcctttgcatGACCTTTCAGGTGCTTCTTCAGGTCTTTTCGCACAATAAACTTTTTACCGCATTCATCACAGTTAAATGGCCTTTCTCCAGAGTGATAGCGTCGTAGATGATCACGGAGACTGCTTGCataagtgaaactctttccacactgattacATGAGtgcggtttctctccagtgtggattctcaTGTGTTCTTTAAGGTGTCCTTTACGTgtcaaactctttccacactgactgCAAGTGAAAGTCTTTTTGGCTTTTGCCCTGTCAGTATTTTTCTGTGTGAACTTGTTTTCAGTCTGTGAAAGTATTTCCAGCTCTTGACTTTCCTCCTTCAATTCCATCAGATCTAAAATGAAATCATCAAAAATAAAATGGAGAAATGTGAAATgaaagaaaagtgaaaatcagAAACAATTGAGGTTTTAAGCTCTAAAACCTTAAAGCTGCTGTAAGCGATTATTTCATGGAAAGGTACTCTTAAAATGTTCCTACTTCCAGAGAGATATTAATGAAATCATTgtaagatatctcaccagtctctgtgaccgctctagactctgtaaacagcaaacaaaaatgtgtctgcagaTAACAAGGCTTTCGACCcgtcaatcattttgcgtgttCTCATGTATTTTGTAGTTGCAGCAAAATATTGAgccttaatgccatttttatgccatgttgttcataatagttgtcagttgagggcgctattttgctgctgttgtttttggcaACCGTTTCTGCAcgatgtcggtctcaataaagc
This region of Xyrauchen texanus isolate HMW12.3.18 unplaced genomic scaffold, RBS_HiC_50CHRs HiC_scaffold_930, whole genome shotgun sequence genomic DNA includes:
- the LOC127642857 gene encoding mucin-2-like isoform X1 is translated as MPMPTEVAPETLSMPTEVAPETLSMPMTTEDVSKSLPVFTTTEVAPETLSMPMTTEVAPETLSMPMATEVIPETLSMPMTTEVAPETLSMPMTTEIAPETLLMFMLTEVISQSSWTLSLEPAPVLSSLASPLDPPMAPPAIAPPLKPATAPTSMALLSTTLVCGRQPGPLFQSLPLGGLLVFLADRLICSGLMGLLIIHLICSGLLDLLASCLFWSPGRLPDLLRSSMSSDHLPDLIWYPWSHCPLPDLLWLLWSPGNLADLLWCPAPSWPSLPVFALFLSSPCPP
- the LOC127642857 gene encoding gastrula zinc finger protein XlCGF49.1-like isoform X2, producing the protein MMEFVKEESEIMSDPEVCRIKHEDTEELTDLMELKEESQELEILSQTENKFTQKNTDRAKAKKTFTCSQCGKSLTRKGHLKEHMRIHTGEKPHSCNQCGKSFTYASSLRDHLRRYHSGERPFNCDECGKKFIVRKDLKKHLKGHAKEKPYVCSDCGRSFARVDTLKQHQKTHTGEKNYMCLECVKTFTRVSHLIEHQRIHTGEKPYKCSHCDKRFTLSSHLKRHEKIHTREKTYHCPPCGKIFKQSSHLTSVLL